In the Raineyella fluvialis genome, CTTCCTGTGGGGCGGGGCCACCGCCGCCAACCAGCTCGAAGGGGCGTACGACCAGGGCGGCAAGGGCCTCTCGATCCAGGACGTGATGCCTCGCGGCATCGTCGGCGCCCCGACCGAGCAGCCGACCGCCGACAACCTCAAGCTCGAGGGCATCGACTTCTACCACCGCTACGCCGAGGACATCGCGCTCTTCGCCGAGATGGGGTTCACCACCTTCCGCTTCTCCATCGCGTGGAGCCGGATCTTCCCCTGCGGCGACGAGGAGACCCCGAACGAGGAGGGCCTGGCCTTCTACGATCGGGTGCTGGACGAGCTGGAGAAGTACGGCATCGAGCCGCTGGTCACGATCAGCCACTACGAGACCCCGCTGCACCTGGCCCGGACGTACGACGGCTGGCGGTCGCGGGAACTCATCGGGTTCTACGAGCGCTACTGCCGGGTGCTGT is a window encoding:
- a CDS encoding glycoside hydrolase family 1 protein — protein: MTTAQPTTTGAFPQGFLWGGATAANQLEGAYDQGGKGLSIQDVMPRGIVGAPTEQPTADNLKLEGIDFYHRYAEDIALFAEMGFTTFRFSIAWSRIFPCGDEETPNEEGLAFYDRVLDELEKYGIEPLVTISHYETPLHLARTYDGWRSRELIGFYERYCRVLFERYGKRVRYWLTFNEINSILHAPLLSGGIWTPRRSSPSRTSTRRSTMNWSPRRRSPSWRTRSCRRPRSAAC